One region of Wyeomyia smithii strain HCP4-BCI-WySm-NY-G18 chromosome 3, ASM2978416v1, whole genome shotgun sequence genomic DNA includes:
- the LOC129729757 gene encoding uncharacterized protein LOC129729757 has translation MKVIWTVVGFVLVVLGAAVSGQDELCEDRADFSLVRHYEFCYRYFICINGDAYLMRCNGDLWFDEETQSCRSQELVSCAVEDPSTPAPVPGICDDVEDNQLVIHPDFCNTYFICIGQQGTVVVCSLGLWFDPEQQLCANPSDFECPHGPIGASRCRTEENFALVPSDVYCNRYYQCVHGYSYPMLCPDGQWFDTTSDSCRSETEVECDLETIEPDENPTFDVCDLQPNNFLTANPTVCNKYYVCINQLGWSKMCPLGMWFDATGQTCVPPGSTDCPLGPPMPPETTTTPFTRCDGVPNLAYVTGDEFCYRYFQCRDGVPFPIICRDGLWFSEEAQQCVEPETTQCDLDDSEPPTTPTPGICTDVTDGVLVRHPLDCNQYYLCVGQVGVPTICPTGLWFDEPNQMCSNPVNVDCPHGPTTPAPDPFAVCENVFEYRFVRDEEYCYRYVQCIGGTPYPLVCHDGLWFDQERQTCDRSEYVECDGFDAPDVRPPDYTGICEDVDDGMLAPHDTFCNEYFLCVRGVGWPIICPLGLWFDVEQQTCSVAGQVQCHLAPERPPVTESPYARCSGIPENAYVRDPDYCYRYYKCVSGSPFPMICPSEQWFDERQQSCRNATEVSCPIEEEQTRPPPTPGVCTGVADSVQVPNRRACNQFYTCVDQAAFPQICAYGLWFNEAAQTCSPPTETTCDLGPATTTTTAPHPWALCDDVPNYSYVPSPNYCYRFFQCIDGAPFPMHCGGSLWFDRERQICAEPQEVTCIVNPNPPVVPPTPGICTGQANGRQVSSPRACNQFYVCVDEIGYALVCPENLWFDEFHQICSPPSSTYCPLAPVVTTPSPYERCIDVSNFGMVRNDFYCYRYFQCVDDIPYPMICRAGYWFDLERQMCDLSLNVQCELRPGNPGPIIPTPAICEGTSDGSFERNWSFCNQYYLCVGEEAFPQICPDGLWFDDHRETCDLPANVYCPLGASTAEPIPEQRCYGVPDLSFLANDIYCYRYYHCVDGISYPMICGSHLWFSLDSQSCESVDVIDCDGETRPPDVPPTEGICTGLENGRQVLHPDFCNQFYVCIEGVGFSQICPFGLWFDDELQSCASPPDVECPYGLQPTLSPIDNICSGMPDGAKIANPTDCAWFYICISDEPFRSPCPEDMLFDRNQLQCVPADEAECAEEGMTSPLPGPCYGIADYTLVRNPYNCASYYECLNGYGHPSYCPPGQYFSEELQRCDLAENVDCSVEEGETTTEEDADSEEIFKSRRTL, from the exons ATGAAAG TGATATGGACTGTAGTTGGCTTTGTTTTGGTAGTTCTTGGAGCAGCAGTTTCCGGACAGGATGAGCTGTGCGAGGATCGGGCTGACTTTTCGCTCGTAAGACATTACGAGTTCTGTTATCGGTACTTCATCTGCATCAACGGAGATGCCTATTTGATGCGTTGCAATGGGGATTTGTGGTTCGATGAAGAAACGCAAAGTTGCCGTAGTCAGGAACTGGTGTCGTGTGCAGTTGAGGACCCATCAACACCTGCACCAGTGCCCGGTATCTGCGATGACGTGGAAGATAATCAGCTGGTGATTCATCCGGATTTTTGCAACACTTACTTCATCTGTATCGGTCAACAAGGAACCGTGGTGGTTTGTTCGCTGGGATTATGGTTCGATCCAGAGCAGCAGCTCTGTGCCAATCCGTCGGATTTTGAATGTCCCCATGGTCCCATAGGTGCTTCCAGGTGTCGCACGGAAGAAAACTTTGCCCTAGTGCCTAGTGACGTGTACTGCAATCGGTACTATCAGTGTGTTCACGGGTATTCTTACCCTATGCTTTGTCCTGACGGTCAATGGTTTGACACCACTAGCGACTCTTGTCGCTCTGAAACTGAGGTAGAATGTGATTTGGAAACGATTGAACCGGACGAAAATCCTACGTTTGATGTATGTGATTTACAGCCGAACAATTTTCTGACCGCTAACCCTACCGTATGTAATAAGTATTACGTTTGTATTAACCAGCTTGGATGGAGTAAAATGTGCCCCTTGGGAATGTGGTTCGATGCAACTGGCCAAACCTGTGTACCTCCAGGTTCGACCGATTGTCCACTAGGACCACCGATGCCCCCAGAAACCACCACTACTCCCTTCACTCGCTGTGATGGTGTTCCAAATTTGGCGTATGTTACGGGTGATGAGTTCTGCTACCGTTACTTCCAGTGTCGTGATGGAGTTCCGTTCCCGATTATTTGTAGAGATGGTCTGTGGTTCTCGGAGGAAGCTCAACAGTGTGTCGAACCGGAAACAACGCAGTGTGATCTAGATGATTCTGAACCACCGACGACGCCTACGCCTGGCATTTGTACCGATGTGACCGATGGCGTTCTTGTTCGGCATCCTTTAGACTGTAACCAGTATTACTTGTGCGTTGGTCAAGTCGGTGTTCCCACGATATGTCCCACAGGTCTGTGGTTCGATGAACCAAATCAAATGTGCAGTAACCCAGTGAACGTAGATTGCCCACACGGTCCCACAACACCAGCTCCGGATCCATTTGCGGTGTGTGAAAACGTCTTTGAATATCGATTCGTTCGTGACGAAGAATACTGTTATCGTTACGTCCAATGCATCGGTGGTACTCCCTATCCGCTTGTGTGTCACGACGGACTATGGTTCGACCAGGAACGGCAAACGTGTGATCGATCGGAGTACGTGGAATGCGACGGTTTTGACGCCCCAGACGTTAGACCCCCAGATTACACCGGAATATGCGAAGACGTGGACGATGGTATGCTGGCACCACATGACACCTTCTGTAATGAATATTTCCTCTGCGTTCGCGGTGTCGGATGGCCAATCATCTGTCCCCTGGGACTGTGGTTTGATGTTGAACAACAAACGTGTTCCGTTGCAGGACAGGTTCAGTGCCATCTAGCGCCCGAACGTCCACCCGTCACTGAAAGCCCATACGCCAGATGTAGTGGAATTCCGGAGAATGCATACGTTCGCGATCCGGACTATTGTTACCGATACTACAAATGCGTTAGCGGTTCACCTTTCCCAATGATCTGCCCCAGCGAACAGTGGTTCGACGAGCGACAGCAGAGCTGTCGAAACGCCACCGAAGTGTCCTGTCCCATCGAAGAAGAACAAACGCGACCCCCGCCAACGCCAGGTGTTTGCACCGGAGTAGCCGACTCGGTACAGGTACCTAATCGACGAGCTTGCAATCAATTCTACACCTGCGTGGATCAAGCTGCCTTTCCGCAAATCTGTGCCTATGGACTTTGGTTCAATGAAGCTGCCCAAACTTGCTCACCGCCGACAGAAACTACATGTGACCTGGGACCTGCCACAACGACAACAACCGCTCCCCACCCGTGGGCGCTGTGCGACGATGTCCCGAACTACTCGTACGTTCCCAGTCCCAACTATTGCTATCGCTTCTTTCAGTGTATCGATGGTGCCCCCTTCCCTATGCATTGTGGCGGCAGTTTGTGGTTCGATCGAGAACGGCAAATCTGCGCCGAACCGCAAGAAGTCACTTGTATTGTCAATCCAAATCCACCAGTTGTGCCACCAACTCCGGGAATTTGCACCGGTCAAGCCAACGGGCGTCAGGTTTCGAGTCCACGAGCTTGCAATCAGTTCTATGTCTGCGTTGATGAAATCGGCTACGCTCTGGTGTGTCCTGAGAACCTTTGGTTCGACGAGTTCCACCAAATTTGCTCACCACCATCGAGTACGTACTGTCCGTTAGCCCCGGTGGTGACCACACCATCGCCATACGAGCGCTGCATTGATGTGTCGAATTTTGGCATGGTAAGAAACGACTTCTACTGCTATCGGTACTTCCAGTGTGTTGACGACATCCCGTACCCGATGATTTGTCGAGCCGGATATTGGTTCGATTTGGAACGTCAAATGTGTGACCTCAGCCTGAACGTGCAATGCGAACTACGGCCGGGAAATCCCGGACCAATCATTCCAACTCCTGCCATTTGCGAGGGTACTTCCGACGGGAGCTTCGAACGCAATTGGAGCTTCTGTAACCA GTACTACCTTTGCGTAGGGGAAGAAGCTTTCCCGCAGATCTGTCCCGACGGTTTGTGGTTCGATGATCACCGAGAAACGTGTGACCTCCCTGCCAATGTCTATTGCCCCCTGGGGGCTTCGACAGCCGAACCAATACCGGAACAACGATGCTACGGTGTCCCGGATCTGTCCTTCCTTGCCAACGACATTTACTGCTATCGCTACTACCATTGTGTTGACGGCATTTCCTACCCGATGATATGCGGCAGCCATTTATGGTTCTCGCTGGATTCCCAATCATGTGAAAGCGTCGACGTTATCGACTGCGATGGAGAGACTCGGCCACCAGACGTTCCACCAACCGAAGGCATCTGTACCGGACTCGAGAACGGCCGTCAAGTGCTACATCCGGATTTCTGCAACCAATTCTACGTCTGCATCGAAGGGGTCGGCTTTTCCCAGATCTGTCCATTTGGGCTTTGGTTCGATGATGAGCTACAAAGCTGCGCGTCACCCCCGGACGTTGAGTGTCCCTACGGATTGCAGCCTACTTTGTCTCCCATCGATAATATATGCTCTGGAATGCCTGACGGAGCCAAAATTGCCAATCCAACTGACTGTGCATGGTTCTACATTTGTATCAGTGATGAACCGTTCCGGTCACCCTGCCCGGAGGATATGCTCTTTGACCGGAACCAGCTGCAGTGCGTCCCGGCTGATGAAGCTGAATGCGCTGAAGAGGGTATGACCTCACCGCTTCCGGGGCCATGCTATGGAATTGCGGATTACACACTAGTGAGGAATCCATACAACTGTGCGAGCTATTACGAGTGTCTGAACGGTTACGGGCATCCTTCGTACTGCCCACCTGGGCAATATTTTAGCGAGGAGTTACAGCGGTGCGATCTAGCGGAGAATGTGGACTGCAGTGTGGAGGAAGGGGAGACGACTACGGAAGAAGATGCGGATTCGGAGGAAATTTTCAAAAGCAGACGCACTCTTTAG